A single genomic interval of Mauremys reevesii isolate NIE-2019 linkage group 24, ASM1616193v1, whole genome shotgun sequence harbors:
- the LOC120390462 gene encoding phospholipase A2 inhibitor and Ly6/PLAUR domain-containing protein-like isoform X2, producing the protein MWPHSCYQGVLGKSSVARRCNWDENSCLTVQEENTLGGVVNTGILQACGYNMRSLEGDLDFEFGGGVYVRVHSEICRETNCNTGEKKERPKISTVPNGGQCPSCFAPGSHRCLQNVTLHCQGAANHCVDVVGTLSENNVEIPFAARGCATQDVAKIKAGDILVSGVFTYRIKSIQLSPAPRTETVDDF; encoded by the exons a TGTGGCCTCACAGCTGTTACCAGGGCGTCCTTGGGAAAAGCAGCGTAGCCAGGAGATGTAACTGGGATGAGAATTCTTGCCTCACTGTTCAGGAAGAGAACACCCTCG ggggCGTGGTGAACACGGGCATCCTCCAGGCATGTGGCTACAACATGCGTAGCCTGGAGGGCGACCTGGACTTTGAATTCGGGGGCGGCGTCTACGTGAGGGTCCACTCCGAGATCTGCAGAGAGACCAACTGCAACACGGGGGAGAAAAAGGAAC GCCCCAAAATCAGCACCGTGCCCAACGGAGGCCAGTGCCCGTCGTGCTTTGCCCCAGGATCCCACCGCTGCCTCCAGAACGTCACCCTGCACTGCCAGGGGGCCGCCAACCACTGTGTCGACGTCGTGGGGACGCTGTCAGAGA ACAACGTCGAAATCCCTTTCGCAGCCAGAGGATGCGCCACCCAGGATGTGGCCAAGATCAAAGCCGGGGACATACTGGTGTCGGGCGTATTCACCTATCGGATCAAGAGCATCCAGTTAAGCCCGGCCCCCAGAACGGAGACCGTGGATGACTTCTGA
- the LOC120390462 gene encoding phospholipase A2 inhibitor and Ly6/PLAUR domain-containing protein-like isoform X1, whose protein sequence is MELRLIFCLLWALLATANAVSLWPHSCYQGVLGKSSVARRCNWDENSCLTVQEENTLGGVVNTGILQACGYNMRSLEGDLDFEFGGGVYVRVHSEICRETNCNTGEKKERPKISTVPNGGQCPSCFAPGSHRCLQNVTLHCQGAANHCVDVVGTLSENNVEIPFAARGCATQDVAKIKAGDILVSGVFTYRIKSIQLSPAPRTETVDDF, encoded by the exons ATGGAACTTCGTCTCATCTTCTGCCTCCTCTGGGCTCTGCTAGCTACAGCTAATGCTGTGTCGT TGTGGCCTCACAGCTGTTACCAGGGCGTCCTTGGGAAAAGCAGCGTAGCCAGGAGATGTAACTGGGATGAGAATTCTTGCCTCACTGTTCAGGAAGAGAACACCCTCG ggggCGTGGTGAACACGGGCATCCTCCAGGCATGTGGCTACAACATGCGTAGCCTGGAGGGCGACCTGGACTTTGAATTCGGGGGCGGCGTCTACGTGAGGGTCCACTCCGAGATCTGCAGAGAGACCAACTGCAACACGGGGGAGAAAAAGGAAC GCCCCAAAATCAGCACCGTGCCCAACGGAGGCCAGTGCCCGTCGTGCTTTGCCCCAGGATCCCACCGCTGCCTCCAGAACGTCACCCTGCACTGCCAGGGGGCCGCCAACCACTGTGTCGACGTCGTGGGGACGCTGTCAGAGA ACAACGTCGAAATCCCTTTCGCAGCCAGAGGATGCGCCACCCAGGATGTGGCCAAGATCAAAGCCGGGGACATACTGGTGTCGGGCGTATTCACCTATCGGATCAAGAGCATCCAGTTAAGCCCGGCCCCCAGAACGGAGACCGTGGATGACTTCTGA